In Brettanomyces nanus chromosome 3, complete sequence, a single genomic region encodes these proteins:
- a CDS encoding uncharacterized protein (EggNog:ENOG41), whose amino-acid sequence MLSDEKKRRLADQTKDKPLILKLGSRSIEFGICGDAKPLVHISSSEFSQLQSFKVDPGQIFWGHSINSKDVEHLNKSGELSPNKSSLELDLESFKFLFYPDLLAYRDSENLLNSLEYRLRNHLFDIFEALFKKITFNAVNAKIFILEDLFHNEWYKKTMSDVLLSQLQARSVVFLPNSVMCIVGAGIQNGLIVDCGWSAISVEPVYENRLLTNYSAFTRRGGMMIHYKTVTKLQENGVKKDFDEVEKLIVECNDSSIPAYDAVNECLFPEIDSADTDMDEQKPASLVVNTIAGLPVDIRKELAGHIIITGGLGRIDWLRQKLIQEISCLVKREGFKFTTGQNHSLGSWQGASLFASTILPRQKSNGIIQELRRD is encoded by the coding sequence ATGTTAAGtgacgagaagaaaagaagattagCCGATCAGACTAAAGATAAGCCTCTTATTTTGAAACTGGGCTCCAGAAGCATCGAATTTGGAATATGTGGTGATGCTAAGCCACTGGTACATATATCGAGCTCTGAATTCAGTCAACTTCAAAGCTTTAAAGTGGACCCTGGACAAATTTTTTGGGGCCATTCGATAAACTCAAAAGATGTAGAACATTTGAATAAGAGCGGTGAACTGAGTCCCAATAAATCATCACTTGAACTCGACTTGGAGTCGttcaagtttcttttcTACCCAGACTTATTGGCTTATAGAGATAGTGAGAACCTTCTTAATTCATTAGAATATCGCCTTCGTAACCACTtatttgatatttttgaggCCTTGTTTAAAAAAATAACCTTCAATGCGGTCAACGCCAAAATATTTATCTTGGAGGACTTATTTCACAATGAGTGGTACAAAAAAACAATGTCCGATGTGCTTCTCAGCCAGTTGCAAGCTAGATCGGTGGTTTTCTTACCAAATTCTGTAATGTGTATAGTTGGAGCTGGTATACAGAATGGTCTAATTGTTGATTGTGGTTGGAGTGCTATTTCTGTTGAGCCTGTTTACGAGAACAGGCTATTAACCAACTATTCTGCATTTACCAGACGAGGTGGAATGATGATTCATTATAAAACGGTGACGAAATTACAGGAGAATGGAGtcaaaaaggattttgatGAGGTGGAAAAACTAATAGTAGAATGTAACGATTCGTCGATTCCGGCATATGACGCTGTCAACGAGTGTCTCTTTCCAGAGATCGATAGCGCAGACACAGATATGGATGAACAGAAACCGGCATCTCTAGTGGTAAATACTATTGCTGGACTTCCAGTGGATATTAGAAAAGAACTAGCAGGTCATATTATAATTACAGGAGGACTAGGTAGAATTGATTGGTTACGACAGAAGCTCATTCAAGAGATTTCGTGTCtggtgaagagagaaggaTTTAAATTTACTACGGGACAGAATCATAGCCTTGGAAGTTGGCAAGGCGCAAGTTTATTTGCATCAACCATTCTTCCGAGACAGAAATCAAATGGCATTATACAGGAACTTCGAAGAGACTAG
- a CDS encoding uncharacterized protein (CAZy:GH65), with protein MKPSNLLLASLPLNFDYHDPQTDTFYYQDERFLSTLKFNSYNHYTNQPYVSNGYIGSRIPNLGFGFAYDQNENSSSSSLGNGWPLFNDRYAGAFVSGFYNAQPNTTGTNFPELLADGGYESVISAIPQWTQICIKQVVNGTESVLDPQQIIPSGSISNYIQSLNMSNGIVTTSYDWLGLLHLDVTVWAHREISSLGLLKVDISPLKTLDSLVVSDVLDFNSSQRCWLQDLGNDGGSIFMTVTPENVPYKAATLYSIMRSSLQPLSSHINRTDSAVSSELSLPTDRNVSLFKYVGIVSDDLFDTNSSSKVFEIAKTTALKASNSSWSNLQKSHNRSWSDLWDETRISVEDDSYLTLTAEASIYHLLANTRSSSANLTSALGVTGLSSDSYAGMVFWDSDLWMMPGIQTFSPENAAAVSQFRKYIHPQAVINAQDHGYNGSVYSWTSGRFGNCTGTGPCMNYEYHINVAICYSIWKLYVSGSIGDYQLRADGWPILKDSADFFSQYVKYNNTLGKYTTHNLTDPDEYANFKNNAAYTAVGIAQVMKWAMLVGNYLGEKVDSRWQDIRDNMYLAVSKDNVTLEYDTMNSSVSIKQADVVLISYIDDQDGFLPYIYGYDKARAYRDLVYYSDRHASEGPAMTYPVYLAVSQKLNHYGCGYHTYLQQSVRPFIRFPFAQMSEQNNDDYDSNGGTHPAFPFLTGHGGVVQSYYYGLLGLRYTYSLGGNNEINRLLHIDPISLPRFTGNFTIEGFRYMNESIDIQVDSSKCEYGNSDISGCSATFISHGYGNDSVFIYVDSRNSKGGLYELSLGSSLSVPLFVPSMNLPGSFTECVADTAGVTEGVEGDVLDAIVDGDNATSWQVRDKNKPSRIMIDLKNPRTFTRGTIVWGPRPAKRFTVSILPEYNDLSRKDMVRIKKTFEPGPENYYNVTTLVHEQGVDITSPYNVSDVEVRVQDMNYTTFDMKMNYTARYVVLDVHGVVDEDNNEVGAKIAEFGLFK; from the coding sequence ATGAAACCTTCGAACTTACTTCTggcttctcttcctcttaACTTTGACTATCATGATCCTCAGACTGATACATTCTACTATCAGGATGAAAGGTTTCTATCCACTCTCAAATTCAACTCCTATAACCATTATACCAATCAACCGTATGTTTCCAATGGCTATATTGGTTCTAGAATCCCTAATTTAGGCTTTGGATTTGCATACGATCAAAATGAAAACTCTTCCAGCTCATCTCTCGGCAATGGGTGGCCACTATTTAATGACCGGTATGCTGGTGCCTTCGTTTCCGGCTTCTATAATGCTCAGCCCAATACTACCGGTACTAACTTTCCCGAGTTGTTGGCCGATGGTGGATACGAAAGCGTCATAAGTGCAATACCACAGTGGACTCAGATCTGTATTAAGCAGGTGGTAAATGGCACTGAGTCTGTATTGGATCCTCAACAAATTATTCCATCCGGGTCCATATCAAACTACATTCAGTCTCTCAATATGTCCAATGGTATCGTCACCACCTCTTACGATTGGCTTGGTCTGTTGCATCTCGATGTAACTGTTTGGGCTCATAGAgaaatctcttctcttggtTTACTTAAGGTTGACATATCTCCACTGAAAACTCTGGATTCTCTTGTGGTTTCGGACGTTCTCGACTTTAACTCGTCTCAACGTTGTTGGTTACAAGATTTGGGTAATGATGGTGGCAGTATCTTTATGACAGTTACTCCTGAGAATGTCCCTTACAAGGCTGCAACTCTATATTCTATCATGCGCTCTTCCTTACAGCCACTGAGCTCGCATATTAATCGCACGGATTCCGCAGTAAGCTCTGAACTTTCTCTACCTACAGACAGGAAtgtctctctcttcaagtatGTTGGTATTGTCTCTGacgatctttttgataccAATAGTTCCTCTAAAGTGTTTGAAATCGCCAAAACTACTGCTCTTAAAGCTTCTAATTCTTCCTGGAGCAATCTTCAGAAATCTCACAACAGATCATGGAGCGATCTCTGGGATGAAACTCGAATATCAGTAGAAGATGACAGTTATCTAACATTAACCGCAGAAGCCAGTATTTATCATTTGCTTGCCAATACAAGGTCTTCAAGTGCTAATCTTACCAGTGCTTTGGGCGTGACGGGTCTTAGTTCCGATTCGTATGCTGGTATGGTCTTCTGGGATTCAGATTTATGGATGATGCCTGGAATACAAACATTCTCTCCTGAAAATGCCGCTGCCGTATCTCAATTCAGGAAGTACATACATCCTCAGGCTGTTATAAATGCTCAAGATCATGGCTACAATGGCTCTGTTTACTCCTGGACATCTGGTAGGTTCGGAAATTGCACCGGAACTGGCCCTTGTATGAACTACGAGTATCATATTAATGTGGCCATATGCTATTCAATTTGGAAGCTTTACGTCAGTGGTTCGATTGGCGACTATCAACTCAGAGCTGACGGTTGGCCCattttgaaggattctGCAGACTTCTTTTCGCAGTACGTCAAGTATAACAATACCTTAGGAAAGTATACCACACATAACTTGACAGATCCAGATGAATATGCGAATTTCAAAAATAATGCTGCTTATACTGCTGTTGGTATAGCGCAGGTCATGAAATGGGCCATGCTAGTCGGTAACTATCTTGGAGAAAAGGTCGATTCCAGGTGGCAGGATATTAGAGATAACATGTATTTGGCTGTTTCAAAAGATAATGTCACTTTGGAGTATGATACCATGAATTCTTCCGTGTCTATTAAGCAGGCAGATGTCGTTCTAATCAGTTATATCGATGATCAAGATGGCTTTTTGCCGTATATATATGGGTATGACAAGGCCCGCGCATATAGAGATTTGGTATACTACTCTGATAGGCATGCTTCTGAAGGTCCCGCCATGACTTACCCAGTTTACCTGGCTGTCAGTCAGAAGTTAAATCATTATGGTTGTGGATATCATACCTATCTTCAGCAGTCTGTTCGTCCGTTTATACGATTTCCATTTGCTCAGATGAGTGAACAGAACAACGATGATTATGATTCTAACGGAGGTACGCATCCTGCTTTTCCGTTTCTTACTGGTCATGGTGGCGTTGTCCAATCATATTACTATGGTCTTCTTGGATTGAGATATACCTACAGTTTAGGTGGTAACAATGAGATCAACCGTCTCTTGCATATTGATCCTATTAGTCTACCTCGATTCACCGGTAACTTTACCATCGAGGGCTTTCGATACATGAACGAAAGCATTGATATCCAAGTGGATAGCAGTAAGTGCGAGTATGGTAATTCTGATATCAGTGGTTGTTCTGCCACTTTTATCAGTCACGGCTATGGCAATGATTCGGTATTCATTTATGTGGACTCAAGAAATAGTAAGGGGGGACTCTATGAACTTTCACTTGGCTCTTCACTTTCTGTACCGCTTTTCGTTCCTTCAATGAATTTGCCAGGGTCATTTACTGAATGTGTGGCGGACACTGCCGGAGTTACcgaaggtgttgaaggagatgttCTAGATGCCATTGTAGATGGTGATAATGCTACGAGTTGGCAGGTGAGAGATAAGAACAAGCCTTCTCGAATCATGATAGACTTGAAGAACCCTCGTACTTTCACCAGAGGTACTATTGTTTGGGGACCAAGGCCTGCCAAGCGGTTTACAGTGTCAATTCTTCCCGAGTATAATGATTTGTCAAGAAAGGATATGGTTAGAATTAAAAAGACTTTTGAACCGGGCCCAGAGAATTACTATAATGTCACGACATTAGTTCATGAGCAGGGTGTTGATATTACAAGCCCTTACAATGTCTCCGATGTTGAGGTTAGGGTTCAGGATATGAATTATACGACATTTGATATGAAAATGAACTACACGGCAAGATATGTTGTTCTAGATGTTCATGGTGTAGTTGACGAAGATAACAATGAAGTGGGAGCTAAAATAGCGGAGTTTGGTTTATTTAAGTAA